From one Lycium barbarum isolate Lr01 chromosome 6, ASM1917538v2, whole genome shotgun sequence genomic stretch:
- the LOC132643774 gene encoding uncharacterized protein LOC132643774, whose protein sequence is MKWLWRYSNEDQTLWKKVIKEKYGEEDAWKTKIINTVYGVSVWRTIRNFWMIFSINIRFKVWDGQQISFWDDNWSGNGSLRHLYPDVYILNQQQRVNINEVWNNQGWDLSFRRPLNDWEMDRFIAFLNNLNLFNGVSPEQDRLWLTTQLWDIFLAKIGLSWAMLIHTLDMLYSWSRRRGTKSSKKEMEYDSRLHMVDYPEGKELEMLEMF, encoded by the exons ATGAAGTGGCTCTGGAGATACTCAAATGAAGATCAAACATTGTGGAAGAAGGTGATTAAGGAAAAGTATGGAGAAGAGGATGCATGGAAAACCAAAATTATCAACACTGTCTATGGGGTTAGTGTTTGGAGGACCATCAGAAATTTCTGGATGATTTTCAGCATTAACATCAGATTCAAGGTTTGGGATGGGCAGCAAATTTCCTTTTGGGATGACAACTGGTCAGGTAATGGTTCCCTCAGGCACCTATATCCAGATGTCTACATCCTGAATCAGCAGCAAAGGGTTAATATTAATGAGGTATGGAACAATCAAGGATGGGATCTCAGTTTCAGAAGACCTTTGAATGACTGGGAGATGGACAGATTCATTGCCTTCCTCAACAATCTTAATCTCTTCAATGGAGTCTCACCAGAGCAAGATAGATTATG GCTGACTACACAACTATGGGACATTTTCCTTGCTAAAATTGGTTTGAGTTGGGCAATGCTAATTCATACACTAGATATGCTATATAGTTGGAGCAGAAGAAGAGGAACTAAAAGCTCAAAAAAAGAGATGGAGTATGATTCCAGGCTGCATATGGTGGACTATCCGGAAGGAAAGGAACTCGAGATGCTCGAGATGTTTTGA